From the Pedobacter cryoconitis genome, one window contains:
- a CDS encoding MFS transporter — translation MIVNKKTAYIGCLGMIGIISTEFGVIGVLPQIAEHYQITIDKAGVLLSAFALVIALTGPFMTLMASGFDRKKVMVAAIAIFLVTGIVSSFAPPFWLLLTVRILPAFLQPVYISTAIAAAVASGQRKDEHQLMGIVLGGIAIAMVTTIPLATYLAGVFTWKASFMVQTVVSGLALLGIMKMLPPMPVLTRKSYGSQLQILKRPSFLISIAMNFFMIAAWFSTYSYFADYLGKVKQMDEKMISYMLFLFGVTGIVSNWISGKMLSKSIPLTTAAFLSGTLLIPFALQYSGGNTGMTILVVAVWGFLYAPCFLNASAYMISAAPHALEFANSLATSFGNLGVSVGTIVSGWVIATSGIAMSPWVGMSFGLLSLTMIGLRSLIESRQQQAECYS, via the coding sequence ATGATTGTAAACAAAAAAACAGCCTATATCGGATGCCTGGGAATGATTGGTATCATCAGTACAGAATTCGGTGTAATCGGCGTATTGCCTCAAATTGCTGAGCATTATCAGATTACTATTGATAAAGCAGGAGTTCTGCTCAGTGCATTTGCATTGGTTATTGCATTGACCGGCCCTTTTATGACCTTAATGGCTTCTGGTTTTGACCGAAAAAAGGTGATGGTAGCGGCTATTGCTATATTTTTAGTTACTGGTATCGTCTCCTCTTTTGCACCTCCTTTCTGGTTGCTGCTTACGGTACGTATATTACCTGCATTTTTACAGCCCGTTTATATTTCTACAGCTATTGCTGCCGCTGTAGCTTCTGGTCAGCGAAAGGATGAGCATCAGTTGATGGGTATTGTATTAGGCGGGATTGCTATTGCGATGGTCACTACTATTCCACTGGCAACTTACCTGGCCGGGGTATTTACCTGGAAAGCTTCCTTTATGGTCCAAACTGTGGTAAGTGGGCTTGCACTCCTTGGTATAATGAAAATGCTGCCTCCTATGCCAGTTTTAACCCGGAAATCATATGGCAGTCAATTACAAATTCTGAAACGTCCTTCTTTTCTGATCAGTATAGCCATGAATTTCTTTATGATCGCAGCGTGGTTTTCTACGTATAGCTATTTCGCTGATTATCTGGGTAAGGTCAAGCAGATGGATGAAAAAATGATCAGTTATATGTTATTTTTATTTGGGGTTACCGGAATTGTTTCCAATTGGATTTCTGGAAAGATGCTGAGTAAAAGTATTCCATTAACCACAGCAGCATTTTTATCCGGTACGCTATTGATCCCTTTCGCTTTGCAATATTCAGGTGGAAATACGGGAATGACTATTTTGGTTGTTGCGGTTTGGGGCTTCCTGTATGCCCCTTGTTTTCTCAATGCTTCGGCTTATATGATTTCTGCTGCACCGCATGCCTTAGAGTTTGCGAATAGCCTGGCTACTTCTTTTGGAAATCTTGGCGTCTCTGTAGGGACCATTGTAAGTGGATGGGTTATTGCGACCAGCGGAATAGCGATGTCTCCATGGGTTGGGATGAGTTTTGGTCTGTTATCTTTGACGATGATCGGACTGAGAAGCCTGATCGAAAGCCGGCAGCAACAAGCAGAATGTTATTCCTGA
- a CDS encoding ankyrin repeat domain-containing protein, which translates to MSMSFLIACENGNRKIAELLLSSDETDVKYTDERGRTALHYAAHRGYLDIVKILADQGANIDYEDHNGETPLYFALVQKQKQTALFLIEKDAKIDINDNQGNSFSHITARTAQIEVLKKLIDLGLETDLENNDAETPLLIAAGCSNREIVKTLLEHGADIHKTNNLGDNALLIATKAKNSQMAELLIDSGAEVNHINDAGESALLVACYDNNQLIVKLLVKRGADIFIASKAGMSPIWYAVAHNQKETVKLFIENGLDSNYARPFNKADGAMDSYLDWVESAVETALDSNFNLNNEVCSGESLLQLAVKCGALSMVKLLVEKNATVNYQDESGNTALHYAASNGKKDIAKFLLENGADVSVVNVKEQKAIDYSNIKGYNEITELIMKFSAPGTVVNPVIKADTPVAAPVNDLASKKQALMDLKELLDAGILTQEEFDAEKSKILKG; encoded by the coding sequence ATGTCAATGTCATTCCTGATTGCCTGCGAAAACGGCAATAGAAAAATAGCAGAATTACTACTTTCTTCCGATGAAACGGATGTTAAATATACAGATGAAAGAGGCCGGACGGCTTTACATTATGCAGCTCACAGAGGTTATCTGGATATCGTAAAAATACTGGCTGATCAAGGAGCCAATATTGATTATGAAGATCATAATGGAGAAACACCACTTTATTTTGCGCTGGTTCAGAAGCAGAAGCAAACTGCGCTTTTTCTGATTGAAAAAGATGCGAAGATTGATATCAATGATAATCAAGGCAATAGTTTTTCTCATATTACAGCCAGAACTGCACAGATTGAAGTACTTAAAAAGCTGATAGATCTTGGACTGGAAACCGATTTGGAGAATAACGATGCGGAAACTCCTTTACTGATTGCTGCGGGTTGCAGTAACAGGGAGATTGTAAAAACACTTCTGGAGCATGGCGCGGATATTCATAAAACGAATAACCTGGGGGATAATGCATTACTGATTGCCACAAAGGCTAAAAATAGCCAGATGGCAGAACTATTAATTGATAGTGGTGCTGAAGTCAATCATATCAATGATGCAGGGGAGAGTGCTTTATTAGTGGCTTGTTATGATAATAATCAGCTGATTGTTAAGTTGCTGGTTAAAAGAGGTGCAGACATTTTTATTGCTTCAAAAGCCGGAATGTCACCAATCTGGTATGCCGTTGCACACAATCAAAAAGAAACCGTTAAATTATTTATTGAAAATGGACTGGATTCTAATTATGCCAGACCATTTAATAAAGCAGATGGGGCTATGGATTCTTACCTGGACTGGGTAGAGAGTGCAGTGGAGACTGCGCTTGACAGTAACTTTAATCTGAATAATGAGGTTTGCAGCGGTGAGAGTTTACTACAATTAGCTGTGAAATGCGGTGCATTGAGCATGGTGAAATTGCTGGTAGAGAAAAATGCCACTGTAAATTATCAGGACGAATCGGGTAATACTGCTTTGCATTACGCGGCTTCGAATGGCAAGAAGGATATAGCTAAATTCCTTTTGGAGAATGGCGCTGATGTGAGCGTTGTCAATGTCAAAGAACAGAAAGCTATCGACTATTCGAATATCAAGGGATACAATGAAATTACAGAGCTGATTATGAAATTCAGTGCCCCTGGAACAGTTGTAAATCCTGTAATTAAGGCCGATACACCTGTGGCCGCTCCGGTAAATGACCTGGCTTCTAAAAAACAGGCTTTAATGGATTTGAAAGAATTACTCGATGCGGGTATACTTACGCAAGAGGAATTTGATGCGGAAAAGAGTAAGATTTTAAAAGGATAA
- a CDS encoding DUF1349 domain-containing protein: MKWFNQPGTWNGDAALVNFTVDPDTDYWQVTHYGFKRDNGPFYYQEITGDFQASVKITGQYQELFHQAGLMIRIDEKNWIKTGIEYVDGVQNISAVVTREVSDWSVVPRHDSPESVWLKLLRKGDYVEISYSFDQKKYDMLRLAYFPPGVKVQIGMVAAAPGKESFPVTFEDFKVEAV; this comes from the coding sequence ATGAAATGGTTCAATCAACCCGGCACATGGAATGGAGATGCTGCCCTTGTAAATTTTACTGTAGATCCGGACACGGATTACTGGCAAGTGACGCATTATGGCTTTAAACGTGATAATGGCCCTTTTTACTATCAGGAGATTACTGGTGATTTTCAGGCAAGCGTGAAAATTACCGGTCAGTACCAGGAACTTTTCCATCAGGCGGGATTAATGATCAGGATCGATGAAAAGAACTGGATCAAAACGGGCATAGAGTATGTGGACGGTGTTCAGAATATCAGTGCAGTGGTGACCAGAGAGGTTTCAGACTGGTCTGTAGTACCACGACATGATAGTCCTGAATCTGTTTGGTTGAAATTACTGCGTAAAGGTGATTATGTAGAGATCAGCTATTCATTTGATCAAAAGAAATATGATATGCTGCGTCTGGCTTATTTTCCTCCGGGAGTAAAAGTGCAGATTGGTATGGTTGCTGCGGCGCCGGGAAAAGAAAGTTTTCCGGTGACTTTTGAAGATTTCAAAGTAGAGGCTGTATAA
- a CDS encoding serine hydrolase domain-containing protein has product MIKYPLMLTMMLSGTNLQAQRPVITNEKLYRIDNLAQELIQTGQIAGASVLLFKDGQTIYNKAFGYADPETKKAMQTNSIFRIASQTKAITSIAAMMLWEQGKFLLDEPVSKYIPEFKKTAVLEKFNSADSSYTTLPVVREITIRDLLRHTSGLSYPVFSIDERLNAIYAKARVSTGLGSKGVLKERIELLAKQPLLHQPGEAFTYGLNTDVLGRLVEVWSGLNLNDFLKTRIFDPLEMEDTYFHLPKGKVDRLVALDQKVDGKLKKRKELIYEGNEVNYPAADGIYVSGGAGLSSTTSDYLKFLQMVLNKGVCKGERLIGEKTIELMLKNQLTESMKINGQEEGFQFGLGWGLVNERNSYLHPLSTGSFFWGGAYNTHYWVDPKEQLIGLVFTQEYMPDSYWDLGYLFKNVFYSLIESK; this is encoded by the coding sequence ATGATTAAATATCCATTAATGTTAACTATGATGCTATCCGGAACGAATTTACAGGCACAAAGACCTGTGATTACCAATGAAAAACTATATCGTATTGATAATTTAGCGCAAGAATTGATTCAGACCGGCCAAATTGCCGGTGCAAGCGTCTTGCTCTTTAAAGATGGGCAGACCATTTACAATAAAGCATTTGGTTATGCAGATCCTGAAACTAAAAAGGCAATGCAAACTAATAGCATTTTTAGAATTGCTTCACAAACGAAGGCGATTACCAGTATTGCAGCAATGATGCTTTGGGAGCAGGGGAAGTTCTTGCTGGATGAACCTGTTTCTAAATACATCCCTGAATTTAAGAAAACAGCTGTGCTTGAAAAATTCAATTCAGCAGATAGCAGTTATACGACTCTGCCGGTCGTCCGGGAAATTACGATCCGTGATTTGCTGCGCCATACTTCCGGGCTGAGTTATCCTGTGTTTTCTATCGACGAAAGACTCAACGCGATTTATGCTAAAGCACGTGTTTCTACTGGTCTGGGCAGTAAAGGGGTATTAAAGGAAAGGATAGAACTCCTGGCTAAACAACCCTTATTACATCAGCCTGGAGAAGCTTTTACTTATGGATTGAACACAGATGTACTGGGAAGATTAGTAGAGGTCTGGAGTGGATTAAATTTAAACGATTTTCTAAAGACCAGGATTTTTGATCCGCTGGAAATGGAAGACACTTATTTTCATTTACCAAAAGGGAAAGTTGACAGACTGGTTGCACTGGATCAGAAGGTGGACGGTAAACTAAAGAAACGAAAAGAGCTGATTTATGAGGGGAATGAGGTAAACTATCCGGCTGCCGATGGGATTTATGTATCTGGTGGTGCTGGTTTAAGTTCAACAACGTCTGATTATTTAAAGTTCCTTCAAATGGTATTGAATAAAGGGGTTTGTAAGGGGGAAAGATTGATCGGGGAGAAAACTATTGAGTTGATGCTGAAGAATCAACTGACTGAAAGCATGAAAATAAACGGACAAGAGGAAGGTTTTCAGTTTGGTTTAGGCTGGGGATTAGTGAATGAGCGGAACAGCTACCTTCATCCGTTAAGTACAGGCTCTTTCTTTTGGGGCGGTGCTTACAATACGCATTATTGGGTAGATCCAAAAGAACAGCTGATCGGGCTTGTTTTTACACAGGAATATATGCCTGATTCTTATTGGGATCTGGGTTATTTATTCAAAAACGTGTTTTATTCTCTGATAGAAAGCAAATAA
- a CDS encoding helix-turn-helix domain-containing protein — translation MKFHHLEPVTKGEFHLIINEADFDRSFFQRDRTDKFLTIAWNKGVQQVITIDGVKYDFPEQSILPLMVNQSFQFEKPEQVVAWQYNRNFYCIVDHDKEVSCVGFLFYGSTGNLFVKLNAQEQKKITLLFEIFIEEFNTIDNIQREMLQMLLKRLIIIITRLAKSQYVTDKNLTDDKLDIIRRYNLLVEQHFRLQHQVQFYAELLSRSPKTLANLFAIYNHKSPLAVIQERVVLEAKRLLIYTDKSAKEIAYELGFDDAAYFSNFFKKHASFSPSDFRAAKLVS, via the coding sequence ATGAAGTTTCATCACTTAGAGCCGGTTACTAAAGGCGAATTCCACTTGATCATTAATGAAGCTGATTTTGACCGTTCTTTTTTTCAGCGTGACCGGACAGATAAATTTCTAACAATTGCCTGGAACAAAGGAGTACAGCAGGTAATTACGATCGATGGGGTCAAATATGATTTTCCGGAGCAGAGTATTTTACCCTTAATGGTGAACCAGTCTTTCCAGTTTGAAAAGCCTGAACAAGTGGTTGCCTGGCAGTATAACAGGAATTTCTATTGTATCGTTGATCATGATAAAGAGGTTAGTTGTGTTGGCTTCTTATTTTACGGATCTACGGGTAATCTGTTCGTCAAACTGAATGCACAGGAGCAGAAAAAGATCACCTTACTTTTTGAAATCTTCATAGAAGAATTTAATACCATAGATAATATCCAGCGGGAAATGTTGCAGATGTTATTGAAAAGATTGATTATTATCATTACCAGGCTGGCTAAAAGCCAATATGTAACAGATAAGAACCTGACAGATGATAAGCTTGATATAATCAGGCGTTATAATCTGCTGGTAGAACAGCATTTTCGTTTACAGCATCAGGTGCAATTTTATGCAGAACTGTTAAGCCGCTCGCCAAAGACATTAGCTAACCTGTTTGCTATTTATAATCATAAATCGCCATTGGCCGTTATTCAGGAAAGAGTGGTTTTAGAGGCAAAAAGGCTTTTGATTTATACAGATAAATCTGCGAAAGAAATCGCTTATGAGCTGGGTTTTGATGATGCTGCTTATTTCAGTAATTTCTTTAAGAAGCATGCTTCCTTTTCTCCTTCGGATTTCAGAGCTGCTAAATTAGTTTCTTAA
- a CDS encoding winged helix-turn-helix transcriptional regulator has translation MANIKENSTNNLNRKYITNDCDLTYSVCMVGGRWKLLILCKLEPGKLRFSELKREICNITERMLTLHLRELETDGIIKRTVYAEVPPRVEYELTAIGMELIPIWKQLSQWGARHRELMKEVPAV, from the coding sequence ATGGCAAATATCAAGGAGAATTCAACGAATAACTTAAATAGAAAATACATCACAAATGACTGTGACTTAACCTATTCAGTTTGCATGGTTGGCGGAAGATGGAAGTTATTGATTCTTTGTAAACTGGAACCGGGGAAACTCAGGTTCAGTGAGCTGAAAAGAGAAATCTGCAACATTACCGAACGTATGCTGACTTTACATTTAAGAGAATTGGAAACTGACGGGATCATTAAGCGCACCGTTTACGCAGAAGTTCCCCCCAGAGTAGAGTATGAATTAACTGCTATAGGCATGGAGCTGATCCCAATTTGGAAACAGCTCAGTCAATGGGGAGCAAGGCACAGGGAATTAATGAAAGAAGTACCGGCTGTTTAA
- a CDS encoding NAD(P)-dependent oxidoreductase, with product MKQAIKVALLGATGKAGQYLLQELLNNGYQVKSLIRKPKDYTLSHPALEIVAGDIKDPETAKQLIEGCDAIISAIGQNKDEVLISSLATENIINAMEEFKLSRYILLTGSNLEVPGDQKSAKNLAGTVWMKTTFPVIVEDKQKAYEILTASSIDWTIVRLPWIEETTERRGLVVDLKDCLEELISTTDLADFLIAQLTDTTYIKKAPFVASKLKL from the coding sequence ATGAAACAAGCTATAAAAGTCGCCTTATTAGGGGCAACAGGAAAAGCAGGCCAGTACCTGCTTCAGGAATTATTAAATAATGGATATCAGGTAAAATCCCTGATCAGAAAACCAAAAGACTATACCCTGTCACATCCTGCCTTAGAAATAGTAGCAGGCGATATTAAAGACCCCGAAACCGCAAAACAATTAATAGAAGGCTGTGACGCAATCATCAGCGCAATCGGACAAAATAAAGACGAGGTACTCATTTCAAGCCTGGCTACTGAAAATATTATCAATGCTATGGAAGAGTTTAAACTCAGCAGATATATTTTATTGACAGGTTCTAACCTTGAAGTTCCCGGAGATCAGAAAAGTGCCAAAAATTTAGCAGGCACAGTCTGGATGAAAACAACTTTTCCAGTGATTGTGGAGGATAAACAAAAAGCCTATGAAATACTGACCGCCAGTTCAATAGACTGGACAATTGTCAGATTGCCCTGGATTGAGGAAACCACAGAAAGACGGGGCCTGGTAGTCGATTTGAAAGATTGTCTGGAAGAATTGATCAGTACCACAGATCTTGCTGATTTCCTGATCGCTCAGCTTACCGATACAACTTATATAAAAAAAGCCCCCTTTGTGGCGAGTAAACTCAAATTATAG